In Nasonia vitripennis strain AsymCx chromosome 2, Nvit_psr_1.1, whole genome shotgun sequence, a genomic segment contains:
- the LOC100122248 gene encoding hybrid signal transduction histidine kinase L, with the protein MDLVYIPEILTFGSFRSPQYRDYEQPWNKNYFDNGKTSSYYHHRQPQQQQQRESKDSCHLCKENKRRSLAAYIRGKTRNNSCSEICEEEEEVEEQQKQQKQEASSSGSAEPDSKSKKSPVTA; encoded by the exons ATGGATCTTGTTTACATTCCGGAAATCCTGACGTTCGGCTCGTTCAGGAGCCCCCAGTACCGGGACTACGAGCAGCCTTGGAACAAGAATTACTTCGACAATG GTAAAACTTCGTCTTACTATCACCACCGCCAaccgcagcaacagcagcagcgcgagagCAAGGACTCTTGCCATCTGTGCAAGGAAAATAAGCGGCGCAGCTTGGCCGCTTACATCCGCGGCAAGACGCGTAACAACTCCTGCAGTGAGATTtgtgaggaggaggaggaagtcGAAGAGCAACAGAAGCAACAGAAGCAAGAGGCGAGCTCATCGGGTTCAGCCGAACCGGATTCCAAAAGCAAGAAGTCGCCAGTGACAGCCTGA
- the LOC100122208 gene encoding tetratricopeptide repeat protein 19 homolog, mitochondrial → MTFFARFMRSSLTSARRAICSSSYSQQNRLRCAFDKVAKRSEKRCPATASYSYGDYGFCNNPSRCKASMLLGASFAFLGFFENKEEEKEPALITTIKRSILLIQKGEFKKAEQMLHIALRQAQSLQNEDGITYVYDVMANLAFEVGEFEKAEKLFRSVMQRILAAGTPQDDLKIVHMSLKMAKILESKGDLLNAENGYQFCMKILQDHIDKGTEDIDIITLWSMNLDWYAHLLLNMARYSEAMNFMQKAYDLCVKLNGELHEQCVVLLNDLGSISFMKGNLDEAIEYLNKAAEIGKQLPDMEDIASIHVNLGNVYLKKGLLDEAKKCCAKGWKLSKDKNNYESLDEAKACLDEVNKLLTK, encoded by the exons ATGACGTTTTTTGCGAGATTCATGAGGAGCTCGTTGACTTCTGCCCGCAGAGCCATTTGTAGCAGCAGCTATTCCCAGCAAAATAGACTGAGATGTGCGTTTGACAAGGTGGCCAAGAGGAGCGAGAAGAGGTGTCCGGCGACAGCCAGTTATTCGTATGGAGATTATGGATTCTGCAACAATCCCAGTCGGTGTAAGGCTTCCATGCTGCTTGGGGCGAGCTTTGCTTTTTTGGGATTCTTCGAGAATaaggaggaggaaaaagagcCTGCTCTCATAACTACCATCAAGCGGTCCATACTTCTGATTCAG AAAGGGGAATTCAAGAAAGCAGAGCAAATGCTTCATATAGCACTGCGCCAAGCACAGAGTTTGCAAAATGAAGATGGCATAACTTATGTGTATGATGTGATGGCAAATTTGGCTTTTGAAGTTGGCGAGTTTGAAAAGGCCGAGAAATTATTCAGGTCAGTAATGCAGAGGATACTTGCAGCTGGAACACCGCaagatgatttaaaaattgttcacATGAGTTTGAAGATGGCAAAAATATTGGAATCTAAAGGAGACTTATT gaaTGCTGAAAATGGTTATCAATTCTGCATGAAAATCTTGCAAGATCACATCGATAAAGGAACTGAAGACATTGATATTATCACACTTTGGTCTATGAACTTGGATTGGTATGCCCACTTGTTGTTGAACATGGCCAGATATTCAGAAGCTATGAACTTTATGCAAAAAGCTTATGATCTATGTGTCAAGTTAAATGGAGAATTGCATGAGCAATGTGTGGTGCTGCTCAATGATTTAGGGTCTATAAGCTTCATGAAAGGGAACTTGGATGAGGCtatagaatatttaaataaagctgcTGAAATTG gaAAACAACTACCAGATATGGAAGATATAGCATCTATTCATGTGAATCTTGGAAACGTTTATCTTAAAAAAGGCTTATTAGATGAAGCGAAAAAATGTTGCGCAAAAGGCTGGAAGTTATCAAAAGATAAAAACAATTACGAGTCACTAGATGAAGCGAAAGCGTGCCTTGATGAAGTAAACAAATTATTGACTAAGTAA
- the LOC100122222 gene encoding protein catecholamines up: MSTADKDNDEGRGWIRILLITTFVALIFLDLPVLCASHGHGDHDHHHHDHDHIEEPPSFKYSKQVNEQAAKQNAHVHVHNDHVHDHHHHKEDEDENPHWRPLSTYLDHKGDVFIQAMGSTLLISCAPFVLLFFVPLDNTSEREPLLKILLSFASGGLLGDAFLHLIPHALPHSHDHSHDHEGGHSHDMSVGLSVLAGIITFLLVEKTVRLIKGDHDHHHHHHGAVEEKKDTVKEKKDTSDKKKNSGSNDKSEKKQPVDIKVAGYLNLAADFLHNFTDGLAIGASYLAGNSVGYITTFTILLHEVPHEIGDFAILIQSGCSKPKAIMLQLVTAVGALLGTYISLLAGGMGDLTTKWVLPFTAGGFIYIAMVSVIPELLVNTKLWQSIKEVIAMFVGVYMMVLVAQYE; this comes from the exons ATGAGCACCGCGGATAAGGACAATGACGAGGGGAGAGGATGGATTAGGATTCTGCTGATTACGACGTTCGTTGCGTTGATATTTTTGGACTTACCGGTTCTCTGCGCATCTCACGGCCATGGCGATCACGACCATCATCACCATGATCACGATCACATCGAGGAACCACCTAGCTTCAAGTACTCCAAACAAGTCAACGAGCAAGCTGCTAAACAAAACGCACATGTTCATGTGCACAATGATCATGTCCATGATCACCATCACCATAAAGAGGATGAGGATGAGAATCCGCACTGGAGACCACTGTCCACTTATTTAGACCATAAGGGAGATGTGTTTATTCAAGCAATGGGATCAACCCTCCTCATATCTTGTGCTCCGTTTGTTTTGTTGTTCTTTGTGCCTTTGGACAATACTAGTGAGCGTGAACCCTTGTTGAAAATATTGTTGAGTTTTGCATCGGGTGGTCTTCTTGGTGATGCATTCCTGCATCTGATACCTCATGCTCTTCCTCACAGCCATGATCATTCGCATGATCATGAGGGAGGACACAGTCACGATATGTCAGTAGGATTAAGTGTTCTGGCTGGTATTATTACGTTCCTACTCGTTGAAAAGACTGTTCGTCTCATTAAAGGAGATCATGATCACCATCATCATCACCATGGTGCTGTTGAGGAGAAGAAGGATACCGTTAAAGAGAAGAAAGATACCAGTGACAAGAAGAAAAACAGCGGAAGCAATGACAAGTCAGAAAAGAAGCAACCTGTTGATATTAAAGTTGCTGGTTACTTGAACTTGGCTGCTGATTTTCTACATAATTTTACCGATGGTCTGGCAATAGGAGCGAGTTACCTGGCTGGTAACAGTGTTGGGTACATAACTACATTTACGATATTATTGCATGAAGTTCCTCATGAAATTGGTGACTTTGCTATTCTGATACAAAGTGGATGTAGCAAGCCAAAG GCCATCATGTTACAATTAGTAACAGCTGTTGGTGCTTTGCTAGGAACATATATTTCCCTTCTTGCTGGTGGAATGG gtGACCTGACCACCAAATGGGTCCTTCCTTTCACAGCTGGAGGCTTTATTTATATCGCGATGGTATCTGTGATTCCTGAATTATTAGTTAATACAAAATTGTGGCAATCAATTAAAGAAGTCATTGCTATGTTTGTTGGAGTGTATATGATGGTGCTTGTTGCACAGTACGAATGA